One Mycobacteriales bacterium genomic window carries:
- a CDS encoding putative leader peptide: MTAAPDVARRSVLTARRHVDLVRVASAVCCG, from the coding sequence ATGACCGCCGCCCCCGACGTCGCTCGCCGCAGCGTGCTCACCGCACGCCGGCATGTCGATCTGGTCCGGGTCGCCAGCGCGGTCTGTTGCGGCTGA